The genomic segment GACGCTCATGCGCGGCACCCCCGCTGGGATTTCGGCGGTCCTTCGGGCCGCTGCGCGATCACGGCCACGTGAGCCAGGGGCAGCTTGGTCCAGAGGATGAGGATGTCGGGCAAGGTGGATTTGAGGATCACGGTCTGCGCGGTCACCGGCCCCTGCCAGGAGACGGCCGCGGTCCAGGCCATGGCCGTGCTGCCCAAGATCACCGTGAACCAGGCGGCCAGGCAGCCCCAGGGCGCGGTCTCGCGCCGCAGGAAGAGCCAGGGCAGGACCAGGGTGTTGATCAGGGCCGTGATGAAGGGGACCCAGTGGGCGAGGGCCTCGGAAGGCGGATGCAGCCGCAGGTGCAGCAGCAGGCCGCCGAGAGAGAGGAAGAACCACGCCAGGGCCACCAGGCGGGGGATGCGTTCCGCGCGGGGGGCGCCATGCGCGTCAGGGGAATCGTGCACTGCCGGTCCTCCGTGAGATTTGCGGCGAGCATACCACTTTTTCGGCGCATGAAAAGGGTGGTCATCCGCCTTTGCGCCCCCTGCGCGAGATTTCGGCCGCGGCCCTGCCCGCCAGCTCCCGCATGCGCGCCACGTCCGAGGCGCGCGGGACGAGGCCCCGGCCGAAGGGCAGGGCCCAGGGCTCGCCGCGCAGCAGCGCGTCCGCCCACTGTCCGACCTCGGGCGCGAAGAAGCGCTTGTTGTTGCGCACCAGATGCGCCTTGGCCGGGCCGTCGCGCGCCTGAGCCAGGCGGGAGAAGTTGGCCCCGTGCCAGATGTGGCGGTAGAGCACGCGGGGCACGCGGGCGAAGCGGCAGCCCACAAGCGCCATGCGCGTCCACAGGTCCCAGTCCTCGTACTCCGTGTTCTCGCGATAGCCGCGCGCGGCGCGAAAGCTCTCGAGCCGGAACATGGCCGTGGGCGCGAGGACGTTCTGGGTGCGCAGGAGGTCCGGATCGAAGTCCGGCAGCCGCACCGCGCGCTCCTCGCCGTCCGCGCCCACCTCGGCGTAGTCCGCGTAGGCCACGTCCGCGCCCGCTTCCAGGGCCGCGAGCAGGGAGGCGAGGAAATCCGGCATGGGCTCGTCGTCCGGGTCCAGGCAGACCGCGAAGGGCGCCCCGGCCCTGGCCGCGCCCTCGTTCCTGGTGCGGCCGGGCCGCCCGCCGTGGGGGAGCTCCACCACCTCCCAGGAGGCCGCGCCGAGTCCGGGCAGGAGGGCGCGCGCCGCATCCGCCGAGCCGTCCGTGCTGCCGTCGTCCGCGAACACGATCCGGACCTGCGAAAGGGGCAGGGTCTGCGCCGCGAGCGCCGCGAAGAGCCGGGGCAGGAAGCGTCCGTAGTCGTGGTTCGGCACGACGACGCAAAGCCGCGGCAAAGCGGCGTCGTGCGGGCTCCCATCTGCCGTTATATGTTCAGCGCCGAGCATGAAGTTCCCTTTACAGTACCTTGGGCCTGGGGCACAATCCGCACACCATGCGGACCCGGACGATCACCATGACCCTCTTCAACCGGCCGCACTATCTGCGGAAGGTGCTCGGGGCGCTCTCGCGCTGTTCCGGGATCGAGCGCTACACGCTCATCGCCTGCGTGGAGCCGGGCGACGACGAGGTCCTGGCCCTGGCCCGCTCCATCGACTTCACGCGCGAGACGCGCGTGCACGTGAACGAGCACGTCCTCTCCTGCCCGGTCAACGTCTACCAGGCCCTCTCCTTCGCCTTCCTGCAGACGGATTTCAACATCCACCTCGAGGACGACATCCTCCTCGCCCGCGACGCCCTGCTCTACTTCGAGCACTGCGGCCGCGCCTACGCGGACGATCCCGCCGTCTTCAGCGTGACCGCCTACAACAACCAGCGGCCGCCCGAGGCCGAATACGGACGCACCGCGCGCCGGGCCTGGTTCACGCCCTGGGCCTGGGCCACCTGGCGCGACCGTTTCGAGGAGATGAAGCCCCTGTGGGACTTCGACTACTCGCACGGCAACTGGGACAACAACCTGAACACGCGGGTGCGCGGCGAACGGGTGGAGGTCTTCCCCATCCTGGCGCGCGCGCAGAACATCGGCGTGGAGGGGGTGCACATCCCCTCGGCCGAGTGGGGCCGGACCTTCCACTACAACGAATTCTGGGCCGGCCGCGTGCCCTCCCCGGGCCCGGCCGACTGGCGGGAGAATCCTGACTGGGCCTGGACGCCGCACCAGGCGGACCCCGAGCAGCTGAGGAAGCTGCCCAGGGAATGGCTTCGGGCCGCGGGCATTCCGCTGCCCGAAGAGCGCGACTGAGAGCGGGGCTCCGGCCCCGGGACACCGGCCGACGGCGTCACACGTTCGCCACCGGCCGCGACGTATAGAGCGCCCGGCGCAACATTGCGCCTTCGTTCGGAATTTCGGCTGCATCAAGTGAGGAGGGGGGAAATGGCGAACACGAACATCCTGCTCGAGGCCGGTACCAACGAACTCGAGATCGTCGAGTTCTACATCGACGAACTCGGGGCGAACGGCGAGACGTACCGCGGCTACTACGGCGTGAACGTGGCCAAGGTGCTGGAGATCATCCGCCTGCCGCAGATAACGAGCCTGCCGGGCGCGCTGCACCCGTCCGTGCGCGGCACCTTCAATCTGCGCAACAAGGTCATCTCCCTGGTCCACCTGCCCATGTGGCTCGGCAAGTCCACCGCGCCCTCGCCCGAGGACAAGGTCATCGTCACCGAGTTCAACAACGTGGTCAACGCCTTCCAGGTCTCGGGCGTGACCCGCATCCACCGCCTCTCCTGGGGCGACATCGAGCCGCCCTCGGTGCACGTGCAGCGCTTCTCAGAGGAGTCCGTGACCGGCGTGGTCCGGCTGGACACGCGCGTGGTCTTCCTCCTGGACATGGAGAAGATCGTGGGCGAGCTGAACCCGAACCTGGGGCTCCGGCCCCTGGACAGCGTCTGCGCGCCCGGGGAGGAGTTCTGCTACCGCGCCCTGATCGCGGACGACTCCACGACGATCCGCCGCATGATCGGCTCCTCGCTGGAGCAGGCGGGCTTTCAGGTCACGCGCACGATCAACGGCGAGATGGCCTGGAACAAGCTCCAGGAATGGAAGGGCGCGGCCGAGAGCGCGGGCAGGCCCATGTCCGAGCACGTGCACGTGATCATCTCGGACATCGAGATGCCCGGCATGGACGGCCACTCCCTGACCCGGCGCATCAAGTCGGACCCGAGCCTCAAGGAGATCCCCGTGATCCTCTTCTCCTCGCTGATCACGGACAAGCTGCGCCACAAGGGCGATGCCGTGGGCGCGGACGACCAGATCTCCAAGCCCGAGATGTCGAGCGTGGCCGTGCGCGCCAAGGCGCTGGCCGACAGGTACCTCGGCCGGACAGAGGCCTAGCTTCCGCACGAAGAAGGGGCGACGCGGCCGCGTCGCCCCCCTCACCGGATCGTTCGCGCCCGTTCGGGGCCGCTACTCGTAGAGGGCCTCGTAGACCTTGCCCACCAGCTTCTCGGAAGGCGTCAGGGTCTTCTTGCCCGGCTCCCACTTGGCCGGGCAGGCCTCGGTCGGGTTCTCCCGCAGGTGGACGTTGGCCTGCATCTTGCGCAGCAGCTCGTCCGCGTTGCGGCCCACGTTGTAGAAGTTGACCTCGGAAGAGACCAGAACGCCGTCCGGGTTGACCACGAAGGTGCCGCGAAGCGCCGTGCCCGCCTCGCAATCGTAGACGCCGAAGTAGCGGGAGACCTTGCCCGTGGGGTCGGCGGCCATCTTGTACTTCACGTTCGCCAGCAGGCGCTCGTCCGTGCGCCAGGCCATGTGGGTGAACTTGGTGTCCGTGGAGACCGAGATGACCTCGCAGTCCATTGCGGCGAGCTGCGGGTGCTTCTCGGCAAGGTCCGCGAGCTCGGTGGGGCAGACGAAGGTGAAGTCTGCCGGGTAGAAGACCAGGACCACCCACTTGCCCGCCTTGCGGAGCTTCTTCAGTTCGACCTCGGAGAAGCCGCCTTCAGTGGGATCGTAGACGTCCATGGTGAAGTTCTCGATCTTCTTGCCGACCTTGGCATGCTCCTCGCAAGTGCAGCAGCAATGATGATCATGGCCGTGGTGGCCGTGCGAGTGGTGGTCATGCGTATGGCATTTCTGTTCATCAGACATGATGTGTCCTCCTGTACCAATGGCGGTATTTCGGCCGAGGGCCGCATACTCCAGCGTAATATGCGGACACGGCAGTGTCGTCAAGGGCCGGCGGTACACTTCAACGGGGAGGAGGAAGGGGTGCTGCGCGCCCGTTTCCGCATGAATGGTTGCGGTTCGTCGACACTGCGTGTAACCAGCATGTCACGCACCGGCCGTAGTATCCGCCCACAGGCCCCTTGCGGCCGGATGCCGCGTTCACGAGGAAAAACGGCAGTTGCTCGATCGACAGCACGCCTCGTTCCGCCCGCCGGGCGGCACTCAGATCCGGGTGCAGCAACGCCCGCCCGGACCCGATCCCCGCTCCGCGGAAAAGGGACACGCCTCCCTTCGCCTCCGACCGCTTCCCTTCACCCCCACCACTGCGGCGGCCCCGACGCCGAACGACCCGCAGGCCGGGCACCCACCTGACCGTGAGTCCCGACCCGCGCGCCTCGCCTCGCGCGCCGTGCCGCCACCGGAACCGGAGCCCAGATGCAGCCCATGAAAAAGCAGTTCGTCGTCGACACCAACGTCTTGCTGGAAGACCCCAAGGCCCTCTTGCAACTGCGCAACGGCGCCGAGAACGACGTCTTCATCCCCTACCACGTCCTGCTCGAGCTCAATAAGTTCAAGAAGGACCCGCGGCTCGGCCACATCGTGGCCAGGGTCGTGAAGGTCCTGGGCGAGCATCCGGAGGCCTTCAAGATCCTGAAGGCGGAAAAGATTGCCGACGCCTTCGACAGCCACGTGGACAACTTCATCCTCGACGAGATCTCCATCTCGGGCATCGACAAGCCCATCCTCGTGACCAACGACAAGATCCTCCAGCTCCAGGCCGCGAGCAAGGGGATCGAGAGCGAGGCGTACCGGGAGTCCGTGCCGTTCAAGTCCGAGGCCGAGTACTACACCGGCTTCCTGGACAACGGCTCGGGTCCCATCGCGAACTCCTTCCGCTGGGCGGAAGGACGTCCGGTCTTCCACGGTCCTGAAGGCGAGAAGGTCATCAACTACCAGCACAAGGTCTGGAACGTGACCCCGCGCGGGGTCTACCAGAACCTGGCCCTGGAACTGCTGACGCACGAGGGCATTCCAGTGGTCTCCATCCAGAGCGAGGCCGGGTACGGCAAGAGCTTCCTTGCCCTGGCCGCGGCCATGCACCTCGTCCTGGAGAAGAAGTCGCATCAGAAAATCTACGTGGTCAAGCCCATGTACGAGATCGGCCAGAAGCTCGGCTACCTGCCGGGCAAGGTCGAGGAGAAGATGGAGCCCTATACCCGCTACATCTCCGACCTGGTCATGAAACTGCACGCTCTCAGGCCCGCAAACCGGCTGTTCACTAACCCCGACGTCTACCCTCCCCAGTTCGACCTCAAGAAATTCGAGCTCTTACCTCTTGCATACATACGTGGAATGACCATAGAAAACGCCGTGGTCATCGTGGACGAGATGCAGAACCTCTCCCGCAACGAGACGCGGGCCCTGCTCTCGCGCATGGGCGAGAATGTGAAATGCGTCTGCCTGGGCGACACGAGGCAGATCGACAACCCCTACCTGTCGCAAGAAAACAACGGCTTGAACTGGGTGGTGAAGAAGTTCAAGGGCGCGGAGATTTACGCCCACCTCGTGCTCAAGGGCGAGAAGTCCCGCGGCCCGATCACCGACCTGGTCATCAAGAGCGGACTATAGAAAGATGACGAAACCCGAACGCTTCATATCCTCTTCCCTTTCCGTCCCGGACGGAAAATGGCTGCACGACCCCGTGCCGCGATTCGTTCCCGGAGACTCCGTGGGAGTGAGGGCCTCTTTTGTCGAGGAGGCCGACCGCCTGGTGGCGGACGGCGTGTTCGACAACGTGGGCC from the Desulfovibrio sp. X2 genome contains:
- a CDS encoding glycosyltransferase family 2 protein, whose translation is MPRLCVVVPNHDYGRFLPRLFAALAAQTLPLSQVRIVFADDGSTDGSADAARALLPGLGAASWEVVELPHGGRPGRTRNEGAARAGAPFAVCLDPDDEPMPDFLASLLAALEAGADVAYADYAEVGADGEERAVRLPDFDPDLLRTQNVLAPTAMFRLESFRAARGYRENTEYEDWDLWTRMALVGCRFARVPRVLYRHIWHGANFSRLAQARDGPAKAHLVRNNKRFFAPEVGQWADALLRGEPWALPFGRGLVPRASDVARMRELAGRAAAEISRRGRKGG
- a CDS encoding Glycosyl transferase, family 13, with the translated sequence MTLFNRPHYLRKVLGALSRCSGIERYTLIACVEPGDDEVLALARSIDFTRETRVHVNEHVLSCPVNVYQALSFAFLQTDFNIHLEDDILLARDALLYFEHCGRAYADDPAVFSVTAYNNQRPPEAEYGRTARRAWFTPWAWATWRDRFEEMKPLWDFDYSHGNWDNNLNTRVRGERVEVFPILARAQNIGVEGVHIPSAEWGRTFHYNEFWAGRVPSPGPADWRENPDWAWTPHQADPEQLRKLPREWLRAAGIPLPEERD
- a CDS encoding chemotaxis protein, with amino-acid sequence MANTNILLEAGTNELEIVEFYIDELGANGETYRGYYGVNVAKVLEIIRLPQITSLPGALHPSVRGTFNLRNKVISLVHLPMWLGKSTAPSPEDKVIVTEFNNVVNAFQVSGVTRIHRLSWGDIEPPSVHVQRFSEESVTGVVRLDTRVVFLLDMEKIVGELNPNLGLRPLDSVCAPGEEFCYRALIADDSTTIRRMIGSSLEQAGFQVTRTINGEMAWNKLQEWKGAAESAGRPMSEHVHVIISDIEMPGMDGHSLTRRIKSDPSLKEIPVILFSSLITDKLRHKGDAVGADDQISKPEMSSVAVRAKALADRYLGRTEA
- a CDS encoding peroxiredoxin, which gives rise to MSDEQKCHTHDHHSHGHHGHDHHCCCTCEEHAKVGKKIENFTMDVYDPTEGGFSEVELKKLRKAGKWVVLVFYPADFTFVCPTELADLAEKHPQLAAMDCEVISVSTDTKFTHMAWRTDERLLANVKYKMAADPTGKVSRYFGVYDCEAGTALRGTFVVNPDGVLVSSEVNFYNVGRNADELLRKMQANVHLRENPTEACPAKWEPGKKTLTPSEKLVGKVYEALYE
- a CDS encoding PhoH family protein; translated protein: MQPMKKQFVVDTNVLLEDPKALLQLRNGAENDVFIPYHVLLELNKFKKDPRLGHIVARVVKVLGEHPEAFKILKAEKIADAFDSHVDNFILDEISISGIDKPILVTNDKILQLQAASKGIESEAYRESVPFKSEAEYYTGFLDNGSGPIANSFRWAEGRPVFHGPEGEKVINYQHKVWNVTPRGVYQNLALELLTHEGIPVVSIQSEAGYGKSFLALAAAMHLVLEKKSHQKIYVVKPMYEIGQKLGYLPGKVEEKMEPYTRYISDLVMKLHALRPANRLFTNPDVYPPQFDLKKFELLPLAYIRGMTIENAVVIVDEMQNLSRNETRALLSRMGENVKCVCLGDTRQIDNPYLSQENNGLNWVVKKFKGAEIYAHLVLKGEKSRGPITDLVIKSGL